A genomic window from Thermodesulfitimonas autotrophica includes:
- a CDS encoding response regulator, translating into MAVRVLVVDDHALIREGLIKILSVEPGIAVVGEAANGREAVEFVRRQPIDVVLLDISMPEMNGIEACREIKRLRPETAVVALTIHDEEEYLFEMIRAGVSGYVLKDMSADKLVETIYGVARGESFIPPRLTAKVFQEFNRLAARSNPDGLTEREVEVLRLVAAGASNREIASKLFISEKTVKNHLSNIFQKIGVTDRTQAALYAIKQRLVEL; encoded by the coding sequence ATGGCGGTACGGGTTCTTGTTGTTGACGACCACGCGCTGATCCGGGAGGGTTTAATCAAGATCCTCTCGGTAGAACCGGGTATCGCGGTGGTCGGTGAAGCAGCTAACGGTCGGGAGGCGGTCGAGTTTGTGCGGCGGCAACCGATTGATGTCGTTCTCCTCGACATCAGCATGCCGGAAATGAACGGGATTGAAGCCTGTCGGGAGATTAAACGGCTGCGCCCGGAGACGGCAGTGGTGGCCCTTACGATTCACGACGAGGAAGAGTACCTTTTCGAGATGATCCGCGCCGGTGTTTCGGGTTACGTTTTGAAGGATATGTCTGCGGACAAGCTGGTAGAGACTATTTACGGCGTGGCGCGGGGCGAATCCTTTATTCCACCGCGTTTGACGGCTAAGGTTTTTCAGGAGTTCAACCGGCTGGCCGCCCGCAGCAATCCTGACGGCCTCACCGAGCGGGAGGTGGAGGTCCTGCGCCTGGTGGCGGCGGGGGCGAGCAACCGGGAGATTGCGAGCAAGCTCTTTATCAGCGAAAAGACGGTGAAAAATCATTTGTCGAACATCTTTCAAAAAATTGGGGTGACCGACCGGACGCAGGCGGCGCTTTACGCCATTAAGCAGCGGCTTGTAGAGTTGTAG